A DNA window from Mya arenaria isolate MELC-2E11 chromosome 17, ASM2691426v1 contains the following coding sequences:
- the LOC128223745 gene encoding uncharacterized protein LOC128223745 isoform X3 gives MATKPVLICLCLFLILLLHFALSQETGICTSGFDYDYKILKKLHDLEVEIEAVKKTLHDRVAFMAELSHDLTSFTKGATVVFDHTILNNGSRYNPSNGVFLAKAPDLPSRHEEQ, from the exons ATGGCTACAAAACCTGTGTTGATCTGTTTATGCCTTTTTCTCATTTTACTGTTGCATTTTGCTCTCTCTCAGGAAACGGGAATATGTACATCAGGGTTTGATTACgattataaaatacttaaaaagcTTCACGACTTAGAGGTGGAAATTGAAGCCGTCAAAAAAACATTACATGACAGAG TCGCATTTATGGCAGAACTATCCCACGATTTGACGTCATTCACCAAAGGAGCAACggtagtttttgaccacaccaTTCTCAACAACGGCAGTCGTTACAACCCTAGCAACGGCGTTTTTCTTGCAAAAGCTCCTG ATTTACCTTCACGTCATGAAGAACAATGA
- the LOC128224325 gene encoding monocarboxylate transporter 5-like, with translation MVFAERWLVFISAFLANLILLGVIFSMGTLLSDIMDTFNVSRSDAALVQSVNIAVSLCFGVFHGSLLHKFGVRNVALCLSFIISINFGISFFATSITFLVISIGVFGGIPASGIFIATSSVAGRHFHGKQGLFVVSIVNVGSGLGGVIFPYVLNYLTDNFGLRGTYLITGGIFLNMIPLSLLWKPPITTKSRPSTNLQDLTGVENKAYKVSSGDLDNIPTNNSDVIAMELKKETLTYVKSEINTDKGGEYTLCWIRDNSGSYMIPFLLSASMEVLAIVLLIMAQFFRSKDRNKRAVNRKTSVFYNTRF, from the exons ATGGTGTTTGCAGAAAG ATGGCTAGTGTTTATATCTGCATTTCTGGCGAACTTGATATTGCTGGGTGTAATTTTCTCCATGGGGACATTATTGTCAGATATTATGGACACATTTAACGTATCCCGTTCCGACGCTGCACTTGTGCAGTCTGTGAACATTGCAGTCAGTCTTTGTTTTG GCGTCTTCCACGGAAGCTTGCTTCATAAGTTTGGTGTACGAAATGTTGCGTTGTGTCTTTCCTTCATCATATCCATAAATTTTGGCATCAGCTTTTTTGCTACGTCAATAACATTTCTAGTGATATCAATTGGAGTATTTGGGG GTATTCCAGCCAGTGGTATTTTCATAGCAACTTCCTCTGTTGCCGGTCGTCATTTCCATGGCAAACAGGGACTATTTGTCGTATCCATTGTCAATGTTGGGTCAGGCCTGGGTGGAGTCATTTTTCCTTACGTCTTAAATTATCTGAC GGACAACTTTGGGCTACGGGGAACTTATCTGATTACTGGTGGGATTTTCCTTAATATGATACCGTTGTCATTATTATGGAAACCTCCTATAACAACGAAATCGAGGCCGTCAACAAATTTGCAAGATTTAACTGGTGTAGAAAATAAGGCTTATAAGGTCAGTAGCGGTGACCTTGATAATATACCAACGAACAATAGCGATGTTATTGCTatggaattaaaaaaagaaacattaacgTATGTAAAAAGCGAAATTAATACAGACAAAGGCGGAGAATATACTCTTT GCTGGATCCGAGACAATTCAGGATCCTATATGATTCCCTTTCTACTTTCGGCCTCCATGGAAGTCCTGGCGATCGTTCTACTGATTATGGCTCAGTTTTTCCGATCCAAAGATCGAAATAAAAGAGCAGTGAACAGAAAGACGTCTGTGTTTTATAACACACGGTTTTGA
- the LOC128223745 gene encoding collagen alpha-1(VIII) chain-like isoform X1 has product MATKPVLICLCLFLILLLHFALSQETGICTSGFDYDYKILKKLHDLEVEIEAVKKTLHDRVAFMAELSHDLTSFTKGATVVFDHTILNNGSRYNPSNGVFLAKAPGLYIYLHVMKNNEQVNYLFLENNVDFHHHRSVPTVLEIAAGDQVKVIVHGSGGTPTLLGCCFHTHFSGYSLNLA; this is encoded by the exons ATGGCTACAAAACCTGTGTTGATCTGTTTATGCCTTTTTCTCATTTTACTGTTGCATTTTGCTCTCTCTCAGGAAACGGGAATATGTACATCAGGGTTTGATTACgattataaaatacttaaaaagcTTCACGACTTAGAGGTGGAAATTGAAGCCGTCAAAAAAACATTACATGACAGAG TCGCATTTATGGCAGAACTATCCCACGATTTGACGTCATTCACCAAAGGAGCAACggtagtttttgaccacaccaTTCTCAACAACGGCAGTCGTTACAACCCTAGCAACGGCGTTTTTCTTGCAAAAGCTCCTGGTCTCTAC ATTTACCTTCACGTCATGAAGAACAATGAACAGGTGAATTACCTATTTCTAGAGAACAACGTAGATTTCCATCACCATCGTTCCGTCCCGACTGTACTTGAGATCGCCGCAGGGGATCAAGTCAAGGTCATCGTCCATGGAAGTGGTGGAACCCCTACTCTTTTGGGATGTTGTTTCCATACACACTTTAGTGGATATTCGCTAAATCTCGCATAA
- the LOC128223745 gene encoding uncharacterized protein LOC128223745 isoform X2: MATKPVLICLCLFLILLLHFALSQETGICTSGFDYDYKILKKLHDLEVEIEAVKKTLHDRVAFMAELSHDLTSFTKGATIYLHVMKNNEQVNYLFLENNVDFHHHRSVPTVLEIAAGDQVKVIVHGSGGTPTLLGCCFHTHFSGYSLNLA; this comes from the exons ATGGCTACAAAACCTGTGTTGATCTGTTTATGCCTTTTTCTCATTTTACTGTTGCATTTTGCTCTCTCTCAGGAAACGGGAATATGTACATCAGGGTTTGATTACgattataaaatacttaaaaagcTTCACGACTTAGAGGTGGAAATTGAAGCCGTCAAAAAAACATTACATGACAGAG TCGCATTTATGGCAGAACTATCCCACGATTTGACGTCATTCACCAAAGGAGCAACg ATTTACCTTCACGTCATGAAGAACAATGAACAGGTGAATTACCTATTTCTAGAGAACAACGTAGATTTCCATCACCATCGTTCCGTCCCGACTGTACTTGAGATCGCCGCAGGGGATCAAGTCAAGGTCATCGTCCATGGAAGTGGTGGAACCCCTACTCTTTTGGGATGTTGTTTCCATACACACTTTAGTGGATATTCGCTAAATCTCGCATAA